From a single Sphingosinicellaceae bacterium genomic region:
- a CDS encoding MlaE family lipid ABC transporter permease subunit has protein sequence MAGATFNDDGDTLALAGRWTVAHVGDVEPLLRALPEGGKAIDLSGIERIDTTGAWLVHRLVRDHKGGELVGASDDATKLIESVAAADMPVDRHPFRGNVFVHRLEMTGRGVVGLLHVLGNFLAFLGKTLIVLFQTITKGRSLRWNSVTHQMDVVGIHALGIVGLLSFLVGIVLAQQGAVQLRQFGAEVFVVNLIGRSTVRELGILLTAIMVAGRSGSAFAAQIGSMKLNEEIDAMHTIGLSSFEVLVLPRVIATSLMMVLLGFYGSVMAITGGALFCWASLDMPLISFTQRLQEVILPSDFWIGMFKAPIFGLIIAVTGCFQGMQVTGNAESVGQRTTAAVVQSIFLVIVLDAFFAVFFTALGYV, from the coding sequence GTGGCAGGGGCTACTTTCAACGACGACGGTGACACGCTGGCCCTCGCCGGCCGCTGGACCGTGGCGCATGTCGGTGACGTCGAGCCGCTGCTGCGCGCGCTGCCCGAGGGCGGCAAGGCGATCGACCTCAGCGGCATCGAGCGCATCGACACCACCGGCGCGTGGCTCGTCCACCGGCTGGTCCGCGATCACAAGGGTGGCGAACTGGTCGGCGCCTCCGACGACGCTACCAAGCTGATCGAGAGCGTCGCCGCCGCCGACATGCCGGTCGACCGCCACCCGTTCCGCGGCAACGTCTTCGTCCACCGGCTCGAGATGACCGGGCGCGGCGTCGTCGGCCTGCTCCACGTCCTCGGCAATTTCCTCGCCTTCCTCGGCAAGACGCTGATCGTACTGTTCCAGACGATCACCAAGGGTCGCTCGCTGCGCTGGAATTCGGTCACCCACCAGATGGACGTCGTCGGTATCCACGCCCTCGGCATCGTCGGGCTGCTGTCGTTCCTGGTCGGCATCGTGCTGGCGCAACAGGGCGCGGTCCAGCTCCGCCAGTTCGGTGCGGAGGTCTTCGTCGTCAATCTCATCGGCCGCTCGACGGTGCGCGAGCTCGGCATTCTGCTGACCGCGATCATGGTCGCCGGGCGCTCCGGCTCGGCGTTCGCTGCGCAGATCGGCAGCATGAAGCTGAACGAGGAAATCGACGCGATGCACACGATCGGCCTCAGTTCGTTCGAAGTGCTGGTGCTGCCGCGCGTCATCGCGACCTCGCTGATGATGGTCCTGCTCGGTTTCTATGGCTCGGTCATGGCGATCACGGGCGGCGCGTTGTTCTGCTGGGCCTCGCTCGACATGCCCCTGATCAGCTTTACCCAGCGGCTGCAGGAGGTCATCCTGCCCTCCGACTTCTGGATCGGCATGTTCAAGGCGCCGATCTTCGGACTGATCATCGCCGTCACCGGCTGCTTCCAGGGCATGCAGGTCACCGGCAACGCCGAATCGGTCGGGCAGCGCACCACTGCCGCAGTCGTCCAGTCGATCTTCCTGGTGATCGTCCTGGATGCGTTCTTCGCGGTCTTCTTCACCGCGCTGGGCTACGTCTGA
- a CDS encoding ABC transporter ATP-binding protein, which translates to MASAAATPPAGANPEPLRDEEGKEIVIRVRGLENGFGEQVVHHNLDLDVRRGEILGIVGGSGTGKSVLMRSIIGLQTPQAGEIEVFGERMDMIDPVKSKDIRRHWGVLFQDGALFGSLTVTENVEVPMREFYKFSPQFMDEIAGFKIAMVGLPAIAGPKYPSELSGGMRKRAGLARALALDPRILFLDEPTSGLDPISAAAFDELIRSLRDTLGLTVFLITHDLDTLHAICDRVAVLADQHVLKVGTIAELMDFDHPWVQEYFRGPRGRAATAGFEQGKHDAEAHDADAHKADGQRADALRTDTKTDSGDGGSEAGQNRETA; encoded by the coding sequence ATGGCCAGCGCCGCCGCCACTCCACCCGCCGGGGCCAACCCGGAGCCCCTCCGCGACGAGGAGGGCAAGGAGATCGTCATCCGCGTCCGCGGCCTCGAGAACGGCTTCGGCGAGCAGGTCGTCCACCACAACCTTGATCTGGACGTCCGGCGCGGCGAGATCCTCGGCATCGTCGGCGGCTCGGGCACCGGCAAGTCGGTGCTCATGCGCTCGATCATCGGGCTGCAGACCCCGCAGGCCGGCGAGATCGAGGTCTTCGGCGAGCGCATGGACATGATCGACCCGGTCAAGTCGAAGGATATCCGCCGCCACTGGGGCGTGCTGTTCCAGGACGGCGCGCTGTTCGGCTCGCTGACGGTCACCGAGAACGTCGAAGTGCCGATGCGCGAGTTCTACAAGTTCAGCCCGCAGTTCATGGACGAGATCGCCGGCTTCAAGATCGCCATGGTCGGCCTGCCGGCCATCGCCGGCCCGAAATACCCGAGCGAGCTGTCGGGCGGCATGCGCAAGCGCGCCGGGCTGGCGCGCGCGCTGGCGCTCGACCCGCGCATCCTGTTCCTCGACGAGCCGACCTCGGGCCTCGACCCGATCTCGGCCGCCGCGTTCGACGAGCTGATCCGCAGTCTGCGCGACACGCTCGGGCTGACGGTGTTCCTGATCACCCACGACCTCGATACGCTGCACGCCATCTGCGACCGCGTCGCCGTGCTCGCCGACCAGCATGTCCTCAAGGTCGGTACGATTGCCGAACTGATGGATTTCGATCATCCATGGGTGCAGGAATATTTTCGTGGGCCGCGCGGGCGCGCCGCCACGGCAGGGTTCGAACAGGGCAAGCACGACGCCGAGGCCCACGACGCCGACGCCCACAAGGCCGACGGTCAAAGGGCGGACGCTCTTAGAACGGATACCAAGACGGACAGCGGCGACGGGGGCAGTGAAGCCGGTCAGAACAGGGAAACAGCCTGA
- a CDS encoding MCE family protein, with the protein METRSSYVLVGSVVLAFTVLLFAAVLWLARFSGEEKKEFDVVFNTSISGLAVGSAVVFNGVPVGQVQKIALVPNSPQLVRVRIAIEPDTPILKGTTAGLEGVGFTGVNQISVIGTMGGQPPIVDNGPWGRPLIPSRRGALGQLLASAPELLNNISALAASLNKTLNPQNRQSIGNILANADRLSKALADRGPEIAETLVETRQTLKQAGEAAAQLKVTLASTDRLMNGKIPGLIDDLDGTVKRANATLGKVDAVMDAAKPGVDALSTRTVPEIGQLIRDLRDLTQSLGAVSAKLDEDPASALLGGRRLPEYPAKKGKK; encoded by the coding sequence GTGGAAACGCGCAGTTCCTACGTGCTCGTCGGGTCGGTCGTGCTGGCCTTCACCGTCCTGCTGTTTGCCGCCGTGCTGTGGCTGGCGCGCTTCTCCGGTGAGGAGAAGAAGGAATTCGACGTCGTCTTCAACACCTCGATCTCCGGCCTCGCGGTCGGCAGCGCGGTGGTCTTCAACGGCGTGCCCGTCGGCCAGGTCCAGAAGATCGCGCTGGTCCCGAACTCGCCGCAGCTGGTCCGTGTCCGCATCGCCATCGAGCCCGATACGCCGATCCTGAAGGGCACCACCGCCGGGTTGGAGGGCGTCGGCTTCACCGGCGTCAACCAGATCAGCGTTATCGGCACCATGGGTGGCCAGCCACCGATCGTCGATAACGGCCCATGGGGTCGCCCGCTGATCCCATCGCGGCGGGGCGCGCTCGGCCAATTGCTCGCTTCCGCGCCTGAACTGCTCAACAACATCTCGGCGCTGGCCGCGAGCCTCAACAAGACCCTCAACCCGCAGAACCGCCAGTCGATCGGCAACATCCTCGCCAACGCCGACCGGCTGTCGAAGGCGCTGGCAGACCGTGGGCCCGAAATCGCCGAGACCCTCGTCGAGACCCGGCAGACACTGAAGCAGGCGGGCGAGGCGGCGGCGCAGTTGAAGGTCACCCTCGCCTCGACCGACCGCCTGATGAACGGCAAGATTCCGGGTCTGATCGACGATCTCGACGGCACCGTGAAGCGCGCCAACGCGACGCTCGGCAAGGTCGACGCGGTGATGGATGCCGCCAAGCCCGGGGTCGATGCGCTGTCGACCCGCACGGTGCCGGAGATCGGCCAGCTGATCCGCGATCTCCGCGACCTCACCCAGTCGCTCGGCGCGGTCTCGGCCAAGCTGGACGAAGATCCCGCCAGTGCACTGCTCGGTGGCCGCCGGCTGCCCGAATATCCCGCCAAGAAGGGCAAGAAGTGA
- a CDS encoding membrane integrity-associated transporter subunit PqiC: MKRPENLKRSVALLGLAFVTACGPLVQIGGNDKVPTALMTLRATAKPVETTTSPRSHTLSVIVPTVPGPLQTLRLPVITTDTSLAYLTGATWAEQPNKQFARVLSDTIASRGIPVLGTRETTVGATRQLGGQLVDFSLDVRDPSQAKVVLRYDALLTGDAGKTLLVRRFDRVVPVSSQSPAVIAAALNSAANEVAAEVADWVGQ; this comes from the coding sequence ATGAAGCGCCCGGAAAACCTGAAGCGAAGCGTCGCCCTCCTCGGCCTGGCGTTCGTCACCGCCTGCGGCCCGCTGGTCCAGATCGGCGGCAACGACAAGGTGCCGACCGCGCTGATGACGCTGCGCGCCACCGCCAAGCCGGTCGAGACGACGACCTCGCCGCGCTCGCACACGCTGTCGGTGATCGTGCCGACGGTGCCGGGGCCCCTGCAGACGCTGCGCCTGCCGGTCATTACGACGGACACGAGCCTCGCCTATCTGACCGGCGCGACCTGGGCCGAGCAGCCCAACAAGCAGTTCGCCCGCGTCCTCAGCGACACCATTGCCTCGCGCGGCATTCCGGTCCTCGGCACCCGCGAGACCACCGTCGGTGCGACCCGCCAGCTCGGCGGGCAGCTCGTGGATTTCAGCCTCGATGTCCGCGATCCGTCGCAAGCCAAGGTCGTGCTGCGCTACGATGCGCTGTTGACCGGCGACGCCGGCAAGACGCTGCTGGTCCGCCGCTTCGACCGCGTCGTGCCGGTGTCGAGCCAGTCGCCCGCGGTCATCGCAGCGGCGCTCAACAGCGCGGCCAACGAGGTTGCCGCCGAAGTCGCCGACTGGGTCGGACAATAA
- a CDS encoding TIGR00645 family protein, with protein MTLASPHAAALLPAGPPPRLAPLPLMIFGSRWLQVPLYFGLIVAQAVYVFLFLKELWHLVSHANSFGEQQIMLVVLGLIDVVMISNLLVMVIVGGYETFVSRLGLENHPDQPEWLSHVNAGILKVKLAMAIIGISSIHLLRTFIEASNLGSAASRVTETGVMWQTIIHTIFILSAVGIAYVDRLSREKH; from the coding sequence ATGACCCTAGCCTCGCCGCACGCCGCTGCCCTCTTACCCGCCGGTCCCCCGCCGCGGCTGGCCCCGCTGCCGCTGATGATCTTCGGCTCGCGGTGGCTGCAGGTGCCACTGTATTTCGGCCTCATCGTCGCGCAGGCGGTCTATGTCTTCCTGTTCCTGAAGGAGCTTTGGCACCTCGTCAGCCACGCCAACAGCTTCGGCGAGCAGCAGATCATGCTCGTCGTCCTCGGCCTGATCGACGTGGTGATGATCTCCAACCTGCTCGTCATGGTGATCGTCGGCGGCTACGAGACGTTCGTGTCCCGCCTCGGCCTGGAGAACCACCCGGACCAGCCGGAGTGGCTGAGTCATGTCAACGCCGGCATCCTCAAGGTAAAGCTGGCGATGGCGATCATCGGCATCTCGTCGATCCACCTGCTCCGTACCTTCATCGAGGCCTCGAACCTCGGCTCGGCGGCGTCGCGCGTCACCGAGACCGGCGTGATGTGGCAGACTATCATCCACACCATCTTCATCCTGTCGGCGGTCGGTATCGCCTACGTTGACCGGCTGAGCCGCGAGAAGCACTGA
- the pepN gene encoding aminopeptidase N: MLDAYATPQSPPTVRLADYAAPDWLIPTVALDFDLAADRTIVRATLTVTRNGDHDRPLVLDGQGLELLSLGVDGVPNPARPRGDHLSVAITGDSAVVTTEVAIAPSANTQLMGLYASGGKLCTQCEAEGFRRITFFPDRPDVLSRYTVRLTADRARYPVLLANGNLGETGVIGARDGSVASEQRHFAVWDDPWPKPCYLFAAVAGDLAPFRDSFTTASGRDVDLAIWVAEADLPRCAHAMDALKTSMAWDEANYGREYDLDVFNIVAVDDFNFGAMENKGLNIFNSKYILADAETATDADFDAVAAVVAHEYFHNWTGDRVTCRDWFQLSLKEGLTVFRDQQFSADQGSRAVRRIDDVRSLRAVQFPEDASPLAHPIRPGEYIEIGNFYTSTIYNKGAEVIRMLHTLLGPDKYRAGTDLYFERHDGQAVTCEDFVAAMEDASGVDLTRFRRWYSQAGTPRVAATLTHDALTATATLTLEQSTAPTPGQPEKLPLHIPLRAALFDPSTGVRLGDERLVELTEATTSVTFEGVASTPLLSLNRGFSAPVILTTPVDRRAAAFLSAHDDDPFARYEAFQQLALDVLAGDDPADDVVEALGATLDSRLDPAFKAEAVLLPSEAFIGDQAETVDVDAIHRRRDAARVQAATTLRDKWWDAYRDNAANRYEMSPEAKGRRRLRNVALGYLMATEDPEAVAAAFAQFENADNMTDRLAALGVLANSDAPEREAALAGFHARYAGDASSIDKWFSVQAMSTRADTLEQVVTLSQHPDFAAANPNRLRSLVGAFGANQLRLHDTSGGGYRFLADQVLAVDRVNSSSAARLVVPLGRWRRFDVVRSALMRAELERVLASPRLSKDVFEMASRSLA, from the coding sequence GTGCTCGATGCGTACGCCACGCCGCAGTCGCCGCCGACCGTTCGGCTCGCCGACTATGCGGCCCCCGACTGGCTGATCCCGACGGTCGCGCTCGACTTCGACCTCGCCGCCGACCGCACCATCGTCCGCGCGACGCTGACCGTGACCCGCAACGGCGACCACGATCGACCGCTGGTGCTGGACGGGCAGGGCCTCGAACTGCTCAGCCTGGGCGTCGACGGCGTACCCAATCCGGCTCGCCCGCGCGGGGACCACCTCAGCGTCGCGATCACCGGCGACAGCGCCGTCGTCACCACCGAGGTCGCGATCGCGCCGTCGGCCAACACCCAGCTGATGGGGCTGTACGCCTCGGGCGGCAAGCTCTGCACCCAGTGCGAGGCCGAGGGCTTCCGCCGCATCACCTTCTTCCCCGACCGGCCCGACGTGCTGTCGCGCTACACCGTCAGGCTGACCGCCGACCGGGCGCGCTACCCGGTGCTGCTGGCAAACGGCAATCTCGGCGAGACCGGCGTGATCGGTGCCCGCGACGGCAGCGTCGCAAGCGAACAGCGCCACTTCGCGGTGTGGGACGATCCGTGGCCCAAGCCGTGCTATTTGTTCGCCGCCGTGGCAGGCGACCTCGCGCCGTTCCGGGACAGCTTCACCACCGCCAGCGGGCGCGATGTCGACCTCGCGATCTGGGTTGCCGAGGCGGACCTGCCGCGCTGCGCGCACGCCATGGACGCGCTCAAGACCTCGATGGCGTGGGACGAGGCCAACTACGGTCGCGAGTACGACCTCGACGTCTTCAACATCGTCGCGGTCGACGACTTCAACTTCGGGGCGATGGAGAACAAGGGCCTCAACATCTTCAACTCGAAGTACATCCTGGCGGACGCCGAGACCGCGACCGACGCGGACTTCGACGCCGTCGCGGCGGTCGTCGCGCACGAGTATTTCCACAACTGGACCGGCGACCGCGTCACCTGCCGCGACTGGTTCCAGCTGTCGCTGAAGGAGGGCCTGACGGTCTTCCGCGACCAGCAGTTCTCCGCCGACCAGGGCTCGCGCGCCGTGCGCCGCATCGACGACGTGCGGTCGCTCAGGGCGGTGCAGTTCCCGGAGGATGCCAGCCCGCTGGCCCACCCGATCCGTCCGGGCGAATACATCGAGATCGGCAATTTCTACACCTCGACGATCTACAACAAGGGCGCGGAAGTCATCCGCATGCTCCACACGCTGCTCGGGCCGGACAAGTACCGCGCCGGCACCGACCTGTATTTCGAGCGCCACGACGGGCAGGCGGTGACCTGCGAGGACTTCGTCGCGGCGATGGAGGACGCGAGCGGGGTCGACCTGACGCGCTTCCGGCGCTGGTATTCGCAGGCTGGGACGCCGCGGGTGGCGGCGACGCTAACGCACGACGCGCTGACCGCGACGGCGACGCTGACGCTGGAGCAGTCGACCGCGCCCACGCCGGGCCAGCCCGAAAAGCTGCCGCTGCACATCCCGCTGCGCGCCGCGCTGTTCGACCCGTCGACCGGTGTGCGGCTCGGCGACGAGCGGCTGGTCGAGCTGACCGAGGCGACCACCAGCGTCACCTTCGAAGGCGTCGCATCGACGCCGTTGCTGTCGCTCAACCGCGGTTTCTCGGCACCGGTAATCCTGACCACGCCCGTCGACCGGCGCGCCGCGGCGTTCCTGTCGGCGCACGACGACGACCCCTTCGCGCGCTACGAGGCGTTCCAGCAGCTCGCGCTCGACGTGCTCGCGGGCGACGATCCGGCCGACGATGTCGTCGAGGCGCTGGGAGCGACGCTCGACTCCCGGCTCGACCCGGCGTTCAAGGCGGAGGCGGTGCTGCTGCCGTCGGAGGCCTTCATCGGCGACCAGGCGGAGACCGTCGATGTCGATGCGATCCACCGTCGCCGCGATGCCGCGCGGGTCCAGGCCGCGACGACGCTGCGCGACAAGTGGTGGGACGCCTACCGCGACAACGCCGCCAATCGCTACGAGATGAGCCCCGAGGCCAAGGGCCGGCGGCGGCTGAGGAACGTCGCGCTCGGGTACCTGATGGCGACCGAGGACCCGGAGGCAGTTGCAGCAGCCTTCGCGCAGTTCGAGAACGCCGACAACATGACCGACCGGCTGGCGGCGCTCGGCGTGCTCGCGAACTCCGACGCCCCCGAGCGCGAGGCCGCGCTGGCGGGGTTTCACGCGCGCTATGCGGGCGATGCCTCGTCGATCGACAAGTGGTTCTCGGTTCAGGCGATGTCGACCCGCGCGGATACGCTCGAGCAGGTGGTGACGCTATCGCAGCACCCGGACTTCGCTGCGGCTAACCCGAACCGGCTGCGCTCGCTGGTCGGGGCGTTCGGGGCGAACCAGTTGCGGCTGCACGATACGTCCGGTGGCGGCTACCGCTTCCTGGCGGACCAGGTGCTGGCGGTCGACCGGGTCAACTCGTCGAGCGCGGCGCGGCTGGTGGTGCCGCTCGGGCGCTGGCGGCGGTTCGACGTGGTGCGTTCGGCGCTGATGCGCGCCGAGCTGGAGCGCGTGCTGGCTTCGCCGCGGCTGTCGAAGGATGTGTTCGAGATGGCGAGCCGGTCGCTGGCGTAA